One Echinicola strongylocentroti DNA window includes the following coding sequences:
- a CDS encoding 3-keto-disaccharide hydrolase, with protein MNSKSNHSKGYLIVGLICSALILTAGIIPKSTFKSLFNGKDLSGWVGNKTDYIVEDGVLVIRPDRGGKGNLYTEEEYQDFHLKFEFLLTPGANNGLGIRAPLEGDAAYVGMELQILDNSAEKYADLHAYQYHGSVYGVIPAKRGFQKPVGEWNSEEVIVKGDKVKVVLNGRTILKGNIAKANEEGALDGKDHPGLRRTKGHIGFLGHGSVVKFRNISIKEL; from the coding sequence ATGAACAGTAAATCAAATCACAGCAAAGGATACCTGATCGTAGGATTAATTTGCAGCGCACTAATTTTAACGGCTGGTATTATCCCAAAGAGCACTTTTAAAAGCCTTTTCAATGGAAAGGACCTAAGTGGTTGGGTGGGGAATAAGACCGATTATATCGTGGAAGATGGTGTGCTGGTCATTAGGCCTGACAGAGGAGGGAAGGGAAACCTATACACAGAAGAGGAGTATCAGGATTTTCACTTAAAGTTTGAGTTTTTGCTTACACCAGGGGCCAACAATGGCTTGGGGATAAGGGCGCCATTGGAAGGTGATGCTGCTTATGTGGGCATGGAACTTCAGATTTTGGACAATTCTGCCGAGAAATACGCTGATTTGCACGCGTATCAGTACCATGGATCCGTTTATGGTGTTATTCCTGCCAAGAGGGGTTTTCAGAAGCCTGTGGGAGAGTGGAACAGTGAGGAGGTAATTGTTAAAGGAGATAAAGTAAAGGTGGTCCTAAATGGACGCACCATTCTCAAAGGAAATATAGCAAAAGCCAATGAAGAGGGTGCCTTGGACGGTAAGGACCATCCAGGGCTTAGGCGTACCAAAGGTCATATTGGTTTCCTTGGACATGGGTCAGTGGTGAAGTTTCGTAATATTAGTATTAAGGAACTTTGA
- a CDS encoding RagB/SusD family nutrient uptake outer membrane protein has protein sequence MKKIIYTLTILVWMTGCADVLEIENINNYDPEQVWNDERLANAYLANLYGMFGNWNTGADRTSQQIAGIVWYEDQITISNGNFKSWDYEQVRLINQAIQDVQTGTLPQEIKDEVMGQALFMRAYAYFEMVMYHGGVPYIKVPQDRYEDDLYVARNSSAECFDFMVEDLDQAIDLLPAHIASSSSDYGKIDGNFALAFKAKVLLYKASPQFNPSNPFDNTYWQEAHEANKLAYETMMEQGYMLVDDYSNVALEERNSEVVFSVINSYPNKTAAWDHGVRPGSESRGPASACPTWEFIKEFPMKDGKLYNDPSGAYYMSDEAFLQNYWENRDPRFDKSIVWAGKPYGVSGKVDKRQYTALGIAHELDDFGVNPAAQTNSTNLDRYTGFFILKNSLLDLTQAEVQQYDLDYVLMRFAEVMLNYAETANETGDMTTAMEILRQIRERAGIEAGTDGNFGIQATNRDELREVILAERNIELCFEGHRFWDLRRLRLLDRLDGTTKHGVESIAVEEGGAEMPLVEARALANDYELVEEDFKYSVLQVPRSGVKESVLPETYYFFPIQKAVLDRNPSLEQNEGWGGTFDPTLE, from the coding sequence ATGAAGAAGATCATATATACACTGACAATACTGGTATGGATGACGGGATGCGCTGATGTGCTGGAGATAGAGAACATCAATAATTATGATCCCGAGCAAGTGTGGAATGACGAGAGGTTGGCCAATGCTTATTTGGCCAATTTGTACGGGATGTTTGGAAACTGGAATACCGGTGCCGACCGTACCAGTCAGCAAATAGCAGGAATCGTTTGGTACGAGGATCAGATCACCATCTCCAATGGAAACTTCAAGAGCTGGGATTATGAGCAGGTTCGGCTGATCAATCAGGCCATCCAAGATGTGCAAACGGGGACATTGCCACAGGAAATTAAAGACGAGGTGATGGGGCAAGCGCTTTTTATGCGTGCCTATGCTTATTTCGAAATGGTCATGTACCATGGAGGTGTCCCGTATATCAAAGTGCCACAGGATCGATATGAGGATGATTTGTACGTGGCGAGAAATAGTTCTGCGGAGTGCTTTGATTTCATGGTGGAGGACCTGGACCAAGCGATCGACCTGCTTCCAGCGCACATAGCGTCTTCCAGTTCAGACTACGGTAAAATAGACGGAAACTTTGCCTTGGCCTTTAAGGCAAAAGTGCTTCTGTACAAAGCCTCACCGCAGTTCAATCCTTCCAATCCCTTTGATAATACTTACTGGCAGGAGGCTCACGAGGCCAATAAGCTGGCGTATGAAACGATGATGGAGCAGGGGTACATGTTGGTGGATGATTATAGTAATGTGGCACTGGAGGAAAGAAACAGTGAAGTGGTATTTTCAGTGATCAATAGCTACCCCAATAAAACAGCTGCTTGGGATCATGGTGTCCGTCCGGGATCCGAAAGCAGGGGGCCGGCTTCTGCCTGTCCTACCTGGGAGTTCATCAAGGAGTTTCCGATGAAAGATGGAAAATTATACAATGATCCTAGCGGAGCATACTATATGTCCGATGAAGCATTTTTACAAAATTACTGGGAAAACCGGGATCCAAGATTTGATAAGTCCATCGTATGGGCCGGAAAGCCGTATGGAGTGTCTGGGAAAGTCGATAAGCGCCAATATACGGCATTGGGTATAGCTCATGAGCTGGATGATTTTGGCGTCAACCCTGCAGCTCAAACGAACTCCACTAATTTGGACCGGTATACAGGCTTTTTTATCCTTAAAAACAGCCTGTTGGACCTTACCCAAGCCGAAGTACAGCAGTACGATCTTGATTATGTGCTGATGCGTTTTGCGGAGGTGATGCTGAACTATGCAGAGACTGCTAATGAGACGGGTGATATGACCACTGCGATGGAGATCTTGCGCCAGATCCGCGAGAGGGCCGGAATCGAGGCGGGTACAGATGGCAATTTCGGTATTCAGGCTACCAATAGGGATGAGCTGCGCGAAGTGATCTTGGCAGAGCGTAATATTGAGCTTTGTTTTGAAGGCCACCGGTTTTGGGATTTGAGAAGGCTCCGGTTGTTGGACAGATTAGACGGGACTACTAAACATGGGGTAGAATCCATTGCGGTGGAAGAAGGTGGTGCTGAGATGCCTTTGGTAGAGGCCAGGGCATTGGCTAATGACTATGAATTGGTAGAGGAGGACTTTAAATATTCTGTCTTACAGGTGCCGAGATCTGGTGTGAAAGAAAGTGTCTTGCCTGAGACCTATTATTTCTTCCCTATTCAAAAAGCCGTACTGGATCGAAATCCAAGCTTGGAGCAAAATGAAGGCTGGGGAGGTACATTCGATCCTACATTGGAATAA
- a CDS encoding histone H1 — MSRFTEVKELVDSLEDDFEKFYEKGNKAAGTRVRNGMQAIKTLAQDIRKEVTDIKNSGK, encoded by the coding sequence ATGAGCAGATTCACAGAAGTAAAGGAATTAGTTGATTCTCTAGAGGATGATTTCGAAAAATTCTACGAAAAAGGTAACAAAGCTGCTGGTACCAGAGTAAGAAATGGTATGCAAGCCATCAAAACACTCGCTCAGGACATCAGAAAAGAAGTTACTGACATCAAGAACTCCGGTAAATAA
- a CDS encoding SusC/RagA family TonB-linked outer membrane protein, producing the protein MKSKLLKKIVTVGKYAFFGMLIQCLFLSSLLAGETSGQTSLEEVYVSLNGSEVSVEEIFKLIEKETDFRFNYRRGDVRKRQLHHSVQEEVSLGNVLRQISMDVDLKFKRINNVIYVGKKGVDTTVALEEVNVADVKVTGTIVDESGLPIPGVTVTVQGSTTGTVTDIDGNYTIMAPEGGSLIFSFIGYATQTVSIGGKSVIDITLAEDTKSLEEFVVVGYGRQKKVNITGAITAVETDNLTQIPTNNLSNTLAGRAPGVNVTGTSGLSGSTSSIRIRGSFGDPLYVIDGIVRDKTAFDALEAQEVDQISFLKDAATASIYGSRAGNGVVLVTTKSGTKQKPMFNFQTSYAFFSPTMELLSDQTTATDELIYQNRVAEYRGTAPPNGEEEFAYFSDRSYNVNDFIWQNPWSQNYSLSVAGGSDKLTYYSLLSYRGEEGAYKSLEHGKFNLRTNVTAQISDRIKLGVNISANQQNHDRFYWPFSGDDDYDVSDLYRVTFNWPKVYPYYLEEDGTPANYVTDYPVQTPMGSWLAWSVIDQIVGNRYIKTRKRQLNNILTLDIDLEDLVPGLTTKVVGNYLAEDFMRKKFLTFQTNYVFNQADPDGNRFLPAPPDPNKTNVFTFSQNQEFLSYDINTAWSYQFDWFLNYSKVFGKHSIDAMAVFEQAERGLYGAYAKAEDPVTDYDQDFVYSTDAQMRYGSGYENDGNGYINENAVARQSFIGRVNYNFSEKYIAEFSFRYDGNTLFPDDKRWGFFPSVSAAWRIIDEPFMNKADWLSDLKLRASVGTTGNDLDVNGNRITPFSYLQTYGNSGSYIFGDDLYRGIAPGDTPNPYLTWATSTTYNVGVDFELIDTRLSGSLDVFYKKEENILGSRLVTLPDNYGQSLAPENYAARSWKGGELSLMWRDVAAEGKLDYSFYGNLGYSRDQWDVLDQNPIFQDGGNRASESQIGQPADRIFGLKALGIIRSQEQLDELMEAGFKQYGRDPYLGGLYFEDVRGDGFSEGPDGKIDGNDFQLLSNNAAPRLNYGFGFNVDWNNFSVNAHFQGVGVYDRIISNQEGAGMRQHGGTIRPYYPIWADDVWTPDNPDAQYPRPVGYNWYESGTGSTSFWIRNGAYLRLKNLNVAYNLPQSWVNSVNVASAQVFFNGTNLFSISDMKEFHDPEQKNYDSFPLMKSLTVGLNVKF; encoded by the coding sequence ATGAAATCAAAGTTACTAAAAAAAATTGTGACCGTGGGAAAGTACGCCTTTTTCGGTATGCTCATTCAGTGCCTTTTCCTGAGCAGTTTGTTGGCTGGCGAGACCAGTGGACAGACCAGCCTGGAAGAGGTATATGTATCCCTCAATGGGAGCGAAGTCTCGGTAGAAGAGATTTTTAAGCTCATAGAGAAAGAAACAGATTTCCGTTTTAACTATAGGCGGGGGGACGTGCGCAAGCGTCAGCTCCACCATTCAGTCCAAGAAGAAGTGTCCCTGGGAAATGTGCTGAGACAAATCTCGATGGACGTCGACCTGAAGTTCAAAAGAATCAATAATGTAATCTATGTAGGAAAGAAGGGGGTGGACACCACTGTGGCGCTGGAAGAAGTGAATGTAGCCGATGTAAAAGTTACCGGTACCATCGTGGACGAAAGTGGGTTGCCCATTCCCGGTGTGACCGTCACCGTTCAGGGATCGACCACAGGGACCGTGACGGACATAGACGGTAACTACACCATCATGGCACCCGAAGGCGGGTCGCTAATCTTTTCATTTATAGGATACGCTACACAGACCGTTTCCATAGGAGGCAAAAGCGTAATTGATATCACGCTAGCAGAGGACACCAAGTCACTGGAAGAATTTGTGGTCGTGGGCTATGGCCGTCAGAAGAAGGTAAATATTACCGGTGCCATCACCGCAGTGGAAACCGATAACCTCACCCAGATACCCACCAATAACCTTTCCAATACCTTGGCAGGGCGTGCTCCGGGGGTGAATGTGACGGGGACCTCGGGGCTTTCCGGCTCGACTTCTTCTATCAGGATCAGAGGGAGTTTTGGTGATCCGTTGTATGTGATCGATGGGATAGTACGTGATAAGACTGCTTTTGATGCTTTGGAAGCACAAGAGGTGGATCAAATCAGCTTTTTGAAAGATGCCGCTACGGCTTCTATTTATGGTTCCCGCGCGGGCAATGGTGTGGTGCTGGTAACTACCAAAAGTGGTACGAAACAAAAGCCCATGTTCAATTTCCAGACTTCCTATGCGTTCTTTTCGCCTACCATGGAACTGCTTTCGGACCAGACTACGGCCACGGATGAGCTGATCTATCAAAACAGGGTAGCGGAATATAGGGGAACAGCCCCGCCCAACGGCGAAGAAGAGTTTGCTTACTTTAGTGACCGGAGCTATAACGTAAACGACTTCATCTGGCAAAACCCTTGGAGCCAAAACTACTCCCTGAGTGTGGCTGGAGGAAGTGATAAACTGACTTATTATTCCCTTTTGAGCTATCGGGGAGAGGAAGGGGCTTATAAAAGCCTTGAGCATGGTAAGTTTAATCTTAGGACTAATGTCACGGCACAGATTTCGGACCGAATAAAATTAGGAGTCAATATATCTGCTAACCAGCAAAACCACGATCGCTTTTACTGGCCATTTTCCGGAGATGATGATTATGATGTGTCGGACTTGTATCGGGTGACCTTTAACTGGCCGAAGGTATATCCTTATTATTTGGAAGAGGATGGTACACCCGCCAATTATGTGACCGACTATCCCGTACAGACTCCCATGGGCAGTTGGCTGGCCTGGAGTGTGATTGACCAAATCGTAGGCAATAGGTATATCAAGACACGAAAGCGGCAGCTGAACAATATCCTTACTTTGGACATTGATTTGGAAGATTTGGTACCGGGACTTACTACCAAGGTGGTGGGGAATTATTTGGCGGAGGATTTCATGCGTAAGAAGTTCCTCACCTTCCAGACCAATTATGTATTTAATCAGGCAGATCCAGATGGAAACAGGTTCCTTCCAGCGCCTCCAGATCCCAATAAAACCAATGTGTTTACCTTCAGCCAAAACCAGGAGTTTTTAAGTTATGACATCAATACTGCATGGAGCTATCAGTTTGATTGGTTCTTGAATTACTCCAAGGTCTTTGGAAAGCATAGCATCGATGCGATGGCTGTTTTTGAACAGGCTGAACGGGGGCTATATGGTGCGTATGCTAAAGCAGAGGACCCTGTGACGGATTATGACCAGGATTTTGTGTATTCTACGGATGCCCAGATGCGGTATGGATCAGGCTACGAAAATGATGGCAATGGCTATATCAATGAAAATGCGGTGGCCCGTCAATCGTTTATAGGAAGGGTAAACTATAACTTTTCGGAGAAGTACATTGCGGAGTTTAGTTTTCGGTACGATGGCAATACGCTCTTTCCCGATGACAAGAGGTGGGGTTTTTTCCCTTCCGTATCGGCAGCTTGGCGGATCATAGACGAGCCATTTATGAACAAAGCCGATTGGTTAAGTGATTTGAAATTACGTGCTTCCGTGGGAACGACAGGAAATGACCTGGATGTAAACGGCAATAGGATCACCCCATTCTCTTATCTCCAAACGTACGGAAATAGCGGCAGCTATATTTTTGGAGATGACCTGTACCGAGGCATTGCACCTGGGGATACGCCGAACCCTTACTTGACCTGGGCTACCTCGACGACGTATAATGTTGGGGTGGATTTTGAGCTGATCGATACCAGACTTTCGGGATCGTTAGATGTTTTTTACAAGAAAGAAGAAAATATTCTTGGCTCCCGATTGGTGACCTTGCCGGACAATTATGGCCAATCCCTCGCGCCAGAGAACTATGCTGCCCGCTCCTGGAAGGGAGGCGAACTTTCCCTTATGTGGAGAGACGTGGCAGCGGAAGGAAAACTGGATTATTCATTTTACGGCAACTTAGGGTATTCAAGGGACCAGTGGGATGTCCTCGATCAGAACCCGATCTTCCAAGATGGCGGTAACCGAGCATCGGAATCCCAGATTGGGCAGCCTGCCGATCGGATTTTTGGCCTGAAGGCCTTGGGGATCATCCGTAGTCAAGAGCAGTTGGATGAGTTGATGGAAGCGGGCTTTAAGCAATATGGTCGTGATCCTTATTTGGGAGGATTGTATTTTGAGGATGTGCGTGGAGATGGTTTTTCGGAAGGGCCTGACGGCAAAATCGATGGCAACGATTTCCAGTTGCTTTCCAATAATGCTGCGCCAAGGTTAAATTATGGGTTTGGGTTTAATGTCGATTGGAACAACTTTTCTGTCAATGCGCACTTTCAGGGAGTAGGTGTCTACGATAGGATCATCAGTAACCAAGAAGGTGCCGGAATGAGGCAGCATGGTGGTACCATTCGTCCTTATTACCCCATCTGGGCAGATGACGTATGGACACCCGATAATCCAGACGCACAATACCCCCGACCCGTTGGCTACAACTGGTATGAGTCCGGAACAGGCTCCACTTCCTTTTGGATCAGAAATGGCGCCTATTTAAGGCTCAAAAACCTCAACGTGGCCTATAATCTCCCTCAATCTTGGGTGAATAGCGTAAACGTGGCCAGTGCCCAAGTGTTCTTTAATGGGACCAATTTGTTTTCTATTTCTGATATGAAGGAGTTTCATGATCCCGAGCAGAAGAACTATGATTCTTTCCCTCTCATGAAATCGCTTACAGTTGGTTTGAATGTTAAATTTTAA
- a CDS encoding DUF6600 domain-containing protein — protein MNKARNLRWTGISLVLWLVLALNSTNAQAETPNGVSFQVFYDELSPYGDWVNDPRHGYIWLPYADRDFHPYGTNGHWVMTEYGNTWVSYYNWGWAPFHYGRWTYDQYYGWAWIPGYEWGPAWVNWRTGNGYYGWAPLGPGVSINVNVRIPSYHWVFVPRTRFMNRHVYRYYAPNRNVVNIYNRTTIINNTVVHNNNRYVGGPRRRDIERYSRRSVDVYRINNSRNAGRTSLSRSRNTLEVYRPNLRTARNDRRATARPSQVTSPERARASRSNVTRGRSGYNSRNTSASPSRSNNSRTTNKAVSPSRRSTSPTYGTRGSSGTNNSRSATSTSRSNSKTYEQPSRKTNSQARPTRSPSSREAARPSTSRSSTSRSTTSPSRSKSSSSVGRGSSSNVSRSTGSTSRSSSSRSSSSSSSRSGSSRSRGNN, from the coding sequence ATGAATAAAGCAAGAAACTTAAGATGGACAGGTATATCGCTGGTTTTGTGGTTGGTATTAGCATTGAATTCTACTAACGCGCAAGCTGAAACCCCTAATGGAGTATCCTTCCAGGTCTTCTATGATGAACTCTCACCTTATGGTGACTGGGTCAATGACCCAAGACATGGTTATATCTGGCTGCCCTATGCCGATAGGGATTTCCATCCATATGGGACTAATGGACACTGGGTCATGACGGAATATGGTAACACTTGGGTATCCTATTATAATTGGGGATGGGCACCATTCCATTATGGACGATGGACGTATGACCAGTATTACGGATGGGCTTGGATTCCTGGCTATGAATGGGGACCTGCCTGGGTAAACTGGCGAACAGGTAACGGATATTATGGCTGGGCGCCATTAGGCCCTGGGGTATCCATTAATGTAAACGTGAGGATTCCAAGCTATCACTGGGTTTTTGTACCTAGGACCAGGTTTATGAACAGACACGTGTACCGCTATTACGCTCCGAACAGAAATGTGGTCAATATATATAACAGGACTACCATTATCAATAATACTGTAGTGCATAATAATAATCGCTATGTGGGCGGTCCAAGAAGAAGGGATATCGAACGCTATAGCAGGAGATCTGTGGATGTTTATCGCATCAATAATTCCCGAAATGCAGGCAGGACCAGTCTTTCGAGATCCCGAAATACCCTTGAGGTCTATCGACCCAATTTAAGGACTGCTAGAAATGACAGAAGGGCTACAGCAAGACCCTCTCAGGTAACGTCTCCAGAAAGGGCCAGGGCAAGCCGATCCAATGTGACCAGAGGTCGCTCTGGATATAATTCCCGAAATACGTCGGCGTCGCCATCAAGAAGCAACAATAGCCGAACAACCAATAAGGCGGTTTCCCCTTCCCGTAGGTCCACTAGCCCTACTTATGGCACGAGAGGATCATCCGGGACTAATAATTCCCGCAGCGCTACAAGTACTTCTAGAAGCAATAGTAAGACATATGAGCAACCATCCCGAAAGACCAATTCTCAGGCAAGACCAACAAGGTCTCCATCAAGTAGGGAAGCTGCACGCCCCTCTACATCGAGGAGCAGTACCTCTAGGTCTACCACTTCTCCATCGAGAAGCAAGAGCAGTTCTTCTGTAGGCAGAGGCAGCTCATCAAACGTCAGCAGATCGACTGGATCAACTTCTCGCAGCTCAAGCAGCAGAAGTAGCTCAAGCAGTTCTTCAAGAAGTGGAAGTAGTCGTTCGAGAGGAAATAATTAA
- a CDS encoding SusC/RagA family TonB-linked outer membrane protein, with protein sequence MRKILLTMFFMVLVGGQFLIAQTQSMTSASQTKTITGTVTDADSGEPIPGVNVFIKGTTTGASTDLDGQYTLNNVPEDAILVYSFIGYMSQEYSVKGKNTIDVSLSQDAEELGEVVVTALGISKEKEKLGYSVTEVGSEALDQARETNVANSLAGRVAGLVVKGTNSGPGGTSKITLRGLPSISGSGSPLYVINGIPMDNTQRGSAGQWGGSDNGDGIGNLSPDDIESMTVLKGQAASALYGSRASNGVILITTKAGKKGGEWSLDYTMNFMTEQAVDFTDFQNVYGQGTGGLKPTTASDAQTTGRSAWGAQMDGSQVIGFDGNNYPYSPASENYIDFYRTGTNFTNTVSVSKGLGEDGAFRLSFSNLDANAIVPNSGMDRKTINLNVEQNITDKLNITAMVNYVNQLSTNIPHLSDGPRNPNNFLFLAPNVDHNIFAPGYNPETGAETVFSDDIYVTNPYFITEKGINDLERNRTISALSAKYSFTPDIYAMVRLGNDVSNDKVNTVEPYGLAYTADMQGALNARGQSTRAELNIDGLLGATVDLTEDIELDALAGVNMRKNKFESIGLSGSRFVLPYLYSPYNTEIFNRTYTPEGGNNNSLVYREREVHSAYYSLGFGYKDFLTLTTTGRYDVYSTLNPENNSIFSPSVTLAFVFDRLLNIDAMDFGKLRASYAVTSGEPTQPYQTKFYYSSANAFNGVPAGSAPLSLPNEDLKPFTTDEVELGMDLSFFKNRLSFDIAYFTKTTHDEIMNATYSITSGFNNGVVATGSVSNKGLEVLVTGVPVQTQKFSWNTSVNMTSVKNEVLSTGPDNNPITLGQNRATLGDAVTAFVVGESGPQIRAYDYAYNEDGTIMVDDSGLPMRGELKNYGSVLPTFYGGWNNTFSYNGISFSFLIDYSFGNKVLSATEYYSTWRGLNKSTLVGREEGVTTNGNTATAENYYKALAQNVTSTSVIDGDFIKLRQLTLGYSMPDKWFANTPVIKGLNVSLVARNLAILMRHAENIDPEASFGSNINYTGIEGTSLPSTRSYGFNLKFKLN encoded by the coding sequence ATGAGAAAAATTTTACTTACCATGTTTTTCATGGTGTTGGTGGGAGGGCAATTTTTAATAGCCCAAACCCAGTCGATGACGAGTGCATCCCAGACCAAAACCATCACTGGTACGGTCACTGATGCAGATAGTGGAGAGCCAATTCCTGGAGTCAATGTCTTTATCAAAGGCACCACGACAGGTGCATCCACTGATTTGGATGGTCAATATACCTTGAACAATGTTCCTGAAGATGCCATTTTGGTGTATTCATTTATAGGTTATATGAGCCAAGAATATTCCGTTAAAGGAAAAAATACGATCGATGTGTCTCTTTCCCAAGATGCTGAAGAGCTGGGCGAAGTGGTCGTAACGGCGCTCGGGATCAGTAAAGAAAAGGAGAAACTTGGTTACTCGGTTACCGAAGTGGGCAGTGAAGCCTTGGATCAAGCCCGGGAAACAAATGTGGCCAACTCCTTAGCTGGACGGGTAGCAGGGCTGGTCGTTAAAGGTACCAACAGTGGGCCAGGGGGGACTTCAAAGATTACCCTCCGGGGACTTCCGAGCATCAGTGGATCAGGGTCTCCCCTTTATGTGATCAATGGTATTCCGATGGACAACACCCAAAGAGGATCTGCTGGCCAGTGGGGTGGTAGTGACAATGGCGATGGTATCGGTAACCTCAGTCCGGATGATATCGAGTCCATGACCGTTCTGAAAGGACAGGCAGCTTCGGCACTTTATGGGTCACGAGCCTCTAACGGCGTAATCCTCATTACCACGAAAGCAGGTAAAAAAGGAGGAGAATGGTCCTTGGATTACACGATGAACTTCATGACTGAGCAGGCGGTGGATTTTACTGATTTCCAAAACGTCTATGGGCAAGGAACTGGCGGACTCAAGCCCACTACGGCCAGTGATGCCCAGACCACGGGGCGCTCGGCCTGGGGAGCCCAGATGGATGGCAGCCAAGTGATTGGCTTTGATGGTAATAACTACCCTTATTCACCTGCTAGTGAAAATTATATCGATTTTTACAGGACAGGTACTAATTTTACCAATACCGTTTCTGTGTCGAAGGGATTGGGGGAAGACGGGGCGTTTAGGCTTTCCTTTTCCAATCTAGATGCCAATGCCATCGTGCCAAACAGCGGAATGGACAGGAAGACCATCAACTTAAATGTGGAGCAGAATATTACCGATAAGCTGAACATTACCGCCATGGTAAACTATGTCAATCAGCTGTCGACCAATATTCCTCACCTCAGTGATGGCCCTAGAAATCCCAACAACTTCTTGTTCTTGGCACCCAATGTCGACCACAACATCTTTGCTCCAGGCTATAATCCTGAGACAGGAGCAGAAACAGTATTCAGTGATGATATTTATGTGACCAATCCGTATTTTATTACCGAAAAGGGAATCAATGACCTTGAAAGAAACCGGACCATTTCCGCATTGTCTGCCAAGTATAGCTTCACGCCTGATATCTATGCGATGGTGCGGTTGGGAAATGACGTGTCCAATGATAAAGTGAACACCGTGGAGCCCTATGGATTGGCCTATACAGCTGATATGCAAGGGGCTTTGAATGCAAGAGGTCAATCGACACGTGCTGAACTTAATATTGACGGTCTTCTTGGTGCCACTGTAGACCTTACAGAAGATATCGAGTTAGATGCCTTGGCAGGGGTGAACATGCGGAAAAATAAATTCGAGTCGATTGGGTTAAGTGGTAGTCGGTTCGTGCTGCCTTATTTGTATTCTCCTTATAATACGGAGATTTTTAACAGGACTTATACTCCGGAGGGAGGCAATAATAACTCCCTCGTTTATCGAGAGAGAGAAGTGCATTCCGCTTATTATTCATTGGGATTTGGCTACAAGGATTTCTTGACCTTGACCACTACTGGACGATATGACGTGTACAGTACACTGAACCCTGAAAATAACAGTATCTTTTCACCTTCGGTGACCTTGGCGTTTGTATTTGACCGCCTGTTGAATATCGATGCGATGGACTTTGGAAAGCTTAGGGCATCTTATGCAGTGACCAGTGGAGAACCTACCCAGCCTTATCAGACGAAGTTCTATTACAGTTCTGCCAATGCCTTTAACGGAGTCCCCGCAGGATCAGCTCCACTTTCTTTACCAAATGAAGACCTGAAGCCTTTCACGACGGACGAAGTTGAGCTCGGAATGGATTTGAGTTTCTTTAAAAACAGGTTGAGCTTTGATATAGCGTACTTTACCAAGACCACTCATGATGAGATCATGAATGCGACCTACAGCATCACTTCCGGTTTTAATAATGGGGTGGTGGCGACCGGCTCGGTGTCCAACAAAGGACTGGAGGTTTTGGTAACAGGTGTGCCTGTGCAAACACAAAAATTCTCTTGGAATACCTCTGTTAACATGACCAGTGTGAAAAACGAAGTGCTCAGCACCGGGCCTGACAATAACCCCATCACCCTTGGCCAAAATAGAGCAACCTTAGGAGATGCCGTGACGGCTTTTGTAGTAGGAGAGTCTGGTCCCCAGATCAGGGCCTATGATTATGCTTATAATGAGGATGGAACCATCATGGTGGATGATTCAGGATTGCCAATGAGAGGCGAATTAAAGAACTACGGGTCTGTGCTTCCGACGTTCTATGGCGGATGGAACAACACGTTTAGCTATAATGGCATCTCGTTTTCGTTCTTGATAGATTATAGCTTTGGTAACAAGGTGCTGTCTGCTACGGAATATTATTCCACTTGGAGAGGGCTAAATAAAAGCACCTTGGTGGGCAGAGAAGAAGGGGTGACCACAAACGGCAATACCGCAACGGCAGAGAATTATTATAAAGCACTTGCCCAAAATGTGACAAGTACAAGTGTGATAGATGGCGATTTTATCAAGTTGAGACAGCTGACCTTGGGGTATTCCATGCCCGATAAATGGTTTGCCAATACACCGGTAATCAAAGGACTGAACGTGTCTTTGGTGGCGAGAAACTTGGCGATTCTGATGCGTCATGCTGAGAATATCGATCCTGAGGCCTCTTTTGGCTCTAATATCAACTATACAGGTATCGAAGGAACCAGTTTACCAAGTACAAGATCCTACGGATTCAACCTTAAATTTAAATTGAATTGA